One Tunturibacter gelidoferens genomic region harbors:
- a CDS encoding DUF2237 family protein, with protein sequence MPTVEPIRNRGKNVLGQPLDICGCEPMTGFYRTGCCETGPDDHGVHTICCVVDAPFLEASKALGNDLSTPMPQFGFEGLKPGDRWCVCAARWLQVQQAGAACPIILEATHENTLKIVPFELLIQYAVIPSQLH encoded by the coding sequence ATGCCCACCGTAGAACCCATCAGAAACCGCGGCAAAAACGTCCTCGGCCAGCCCCTCGACATCTGCGGCTGCGAGCCCATGACCGGCTTCTACCGCACCGGCTGCTGCGAGACCGGCCCCGACGACCACGGCGTCCACACCATCTGCTGCGTCGTCGACGCGCCCTTCCTCGAAGCCTCCAAGGCTCTCGGCAATGACCTCAGCACCCCCATGCCGCAATTTGGCTTTGAAGGCCTCAAACCCGGCGACCGCTGGTGCGTCTGTGCCGCTCGCTGGCTCCAGGTCCAGCAAGCCGGAGCAGCCTGCCCCATCATCCTCGAAGCCACCCACGAGAACACCCTCAAAATCGTCCCCTTCGAGCTCTTAATCCAGTACGCGGTCATCCCCAGCCAACTCCACTAG